TCTTCTCCACGCCCGCGCTGGCGGAGGAGGCCGGTTTCCGCGCCTGCCTGCGCTGCCAGCCGCAGCTTGCCACGCCTCGCACGGACCCGCAGGCCGCGCTGGTGGAGCAGGCCTGCGCGCTGCTCTCCAAGCCCGGCAGCCCGGACCTCGAGCGCATTGCGGCCGAGGTAGGGTTGAGCAAGTTCACGATGTCGCGCGCGTTTCAGCGCATCCTCGGCGTAACGCCCGGCGACTATGCGCGCAACGCCCGTCGCACGCGGCTGCGCGAGCGTGTTCGCGAGCCACGGACGACGATCACGGAAGCGATTTACGACGCGGGCTTTGGCTCGTCGAGTCGCGTCTATGAGAGCCTTGACGCGATTCTGGGCATGACGCCCTCCGCGTGGAAGGACGGCGGCAAGGGCGAAACGATTCGCTGGGCGGTGGGGCAATCATTCGCGCTGGGCGAGGTGCTTGCTGCGGCGACGGACCGTGGCCTCTGCGCGGTGTTCTTCGCGGACTCCGAAGGCGAAGCGGCTGCGGAACTCCGCGAGCGCTTCCCGCAAGCGGTGCTGCGGCACGACAACGAAGGCATGGGCGAGATGCTGCGCTCGGTGCTGGCGTATCTCGAGGAGTCCGACGGCGCGCTGAACCTGCCGGTGGACCTTCGCGCCACCGCCTTCCAGCAGCGGGTGTGGAAGGCGCTGTTGGCGATTCCTCGCGGTGAAACGCGCACGTATGCGGAGATCGCCGAGAGCATCGGAGCGCCGAAGTCTGCGCGCGCTGTGGGTACGGCCTGCGGAGCGAACCCTCTGGGCGTGATCATCCCGTGCCACCGCGTTGTTGGTGCGACGGGCGCGCTTACCGGCTATCGCTGGGGCAAAGAGCGCAAGCGCACGTTGCTGGAGCAGGAAAGCCGCTAAGGTTCTCTTTTCCTGATTCACGACAGACGGGTGCCCCACATCTCGATTTTGAGATGTGGGAGAGCACGGGTGCTCGTCGCGCCGATCTATCGGCCTCCACAAACCTCTCTGGAAACCCAGGTCTCCAAAAATCGAGACCTGGGGCACCCGTTCGTGCGGGCTTCGGTCTCCGCAAACCTCTGGAAACCCAGGTCTCCAAGAATCGAGACCTGGGGCACCCGTCGTCCGGGGCTTCGGTCTCCGCAAACCTCTCTGGAAACCCAGGTCTCCAAAAATCGAGACCTGGGGCACCCGTCGTGCGGGCTTCGGTCTCCGCAAACCTCTCTGGAAACCCAGGTCTCCAAAATCGAGACCTGGGGCACCCGTTCGTGGAGCCAGCGGAACCATCCCCGCGGCAAACTCGTAGAATCTAAGGCAACGAGTGCGCTGCTGCGCCGATGGGTTTTCTTCGCTCTATGAAGCTTCGTCCTGTTCTTGTCGTTCTGGTAATTCTGGCTGGGTTTT
The nucleotide sequence above comes from Granulicella cerasi. Encoded proteins:
- the ada gene encoding bifunctional DNA-binding transcriptional regulator/O6-methylguanine-DNA methyltransferase Ada; its protein translation is MDDTGMDTLMTTSRSKSTPAPAFAGLAWQQVLARDTQADGQFVYAVKSTGIYCKPSCPSRKPERRNVSFFSTPALAEEAGFRACLRCQPQLATPRTDPQAALVEQACALLSKPGSPDLERIAAEVGLSKFTMSRAFQRILGVTPGDYARNARRTRLRERVREPRTTITEAIYDAGFGSSSRVYESLDAILGMTPSAWKDGGKGETIRWAVGQSFALGEVLAAATDRGLCAVFFADSEGEAAAELRERFPQAVLRHDNEGMGEMLRSVLAYLEESDGALNLPVDLRATAFQQRVWKALLAIPRGETRTYAEIAESIGAPKSARAVGTACGANPLGVIIPCHRVVGATGALTGYRWGKERKRTLLEQESR